DNA from Sulfuricurvum sp.:
TTATTCGTCGGTAAACGCTCAAATTATACCTCAAAAAAATTACTAAAAACGGCGTAACATCGCCGTAAACTAGTAAATTAAGATGAGGGTTAAAGCCTAGCGATTGGGAAAAGCTAACTTCAAGACGACCAAAAAAAACATTTTTTAATCGTCCTCGTTTAACCTCTTCCCGAATATCGTCAATGACTCTGTAAATTTCATTGAGTCCAACGCCAAGCCCGCCGCGCTTTTGTGTTTTGATAACAAAATATGTTAAAATTCCATTAGGTGGAATTTTTGTACCCTCACAAAAAGTCTTAAATTCTCTACGTTGCCACGACTCCGCACAGTCGCGGCAAGTGAGGTGCTTTTTGCACCTCTTACCTACCTCACAAACCATAGTCTAATCCTTAACTTTGATTTTTCTCGAATTAATAAAATTTACTAAAGTACCACGAGCACACCCAAAAATCTTGGCGATTGAGGCAACGGGTACGCCTTTGGTTGCTAAGTCGATAATCTGTTCCTCTTTGCCGTCAAGTTTGCTTTTGATAACTGCGCCTTTTTTACGACCAAGCTTTACGCCCTCACTTTTGCGACGCTGTAAAGCTTCTTTAGTTCGTTGGCTAATGAGTTCCCTTTCGATTTCAGCAGCAAGACCAAAGGCAAAAATTAAGACGCTTGATTGTATTTTTTGATCGTGCGCATTGATAATGAACCCACCTTTAATAATGTGAGTATTTACGCCGCGTTC
Protein-coding regions in this window:
- a CDS encoding recombinase family protein, whose product is MIYGYIRVSTDKQDYDNQKHGILEYCNRLNLSPVEFISETVSSRVKLEERDVSRLIASLKSGDVLVTSELSRLGRSILEVMTIFKDLTERGVNTHIIKGGFIINAHDQKIQSSVLIFAFGLAAEIERELISQRTKEALQRRKSEGVKLGRKKGAVIKSKLDGKEEQIIDLATKGVPVASIAKIFGCARGTLVNFINSRKIKVKD